CGACCAGGCACTCGACCACCTCGGTATCGAGGGCCAGCAGGCCGAGCGCGTTCGCGCGGCTGCACTGTTGCACGACGTCGGCCACGGCCCCTACAGCCACAACGTCGAACCACTCATCTACCGCCACACAGGCAAGTACCACGACGACGTCCACGACCTGCTCGGCGACGGGGCCGTCGCGCGTGTCCTCGCCGAGCACGGGCTCAATCCGGATGCCGTCGCTGATCTGGTCGCGGGCGACGGCGAACTCGGCCAGCTCGTCTCGGGTGAACTCGACGTCGACCGCATGGACTATCTCGCGCGGGACGCCCACCACACTGGCGTTCCCTATGGCACGATCGATCACGGCCGCCTCGTCCGCGAGTTACGATTCCGCGACGGCGAATTGGTCCTCGCCGAAGGCAACGTCCAGACCGCAGAGAGCCTCCTGCTCGCTCGCGCGCTGATGACGCCGACCGTCTACAGTCACCACGTCGCCCGCATCGCCAAGGCGATGCTCCGGCGAGCGAGCGCGCGCCTCCTCGAAACGACCGAGACATCGGCGGGACGCTTTCGCCGGATGGACGATAAGGACCTCCTCGTGGCACTCCGATCGACTGCATCGACGACCGAGGTTGCTCGCCGCCTCACGTATCGAGACCTCTACAAACGGGCTGTCTGGGCCGAACGGGATGCGGTACCCACAGACGTTCTCGAGGCGTCCCAGGAGACGATCCGTGAGTTCGAACGGACGATCGCAGCCGAGGTCGACGTCGATCCTGCGTCGGTTATCGTCGACGTGCCCGACGATCCATCGATGGTCGAGTCGAGTTCTCGTGTGCTCGTCAACGGTGAGGTCCGCCGCCTCGGAGAACAGTCCACGCTGGTCAGTGCCCTACAGACAGCCCGCCGTGACCAGTGGCGACTCGGCGTGTATGCGCCTGCCGATGTCCGCGATCGCGTTGGCGACGTGGCGGTTCGAACCCTCGGCCTGGATATCGACGGAGCCCGAATAAGCGACACCCACCGAGGGGTTCACGCGACCCTCGACGAGTTCCAGTAACTGGCCGTCTGTGGGCGGCGAGGCGACGGTCAGGCCTCGCCGTCGTCTGCGGGATCGTACTCGAAGATATCCTCGATCGTACACTCGAAGTAGTGGGCGAGCTCGAAGGCTAATTCGAGGCTCGGATCGTACCGTCCTCGCTCGATGGCGTTGATGGTCTGTCGCGAAACATCGACGTCATCGGCGAGTTCACCTTGTGTTATATCCTTCTTTGCCCGCCAGACGTTCAGATCGTTCTCCATCGTCACATCTGCCGTCGGTAATACTCGTTTGCCACCTGCTGGAGGAAGACACTCCCGAGGGTACATCCCAGGAGTATCGGGACCATCGGCAGGTCGATCTCGGTCATCGTCAGCACTAACAGCACCACTGACAGACAGATCAGCAGCACACTCCACGAGATTGCGGTCGCTTTGTAGGTGATCTGTTTGCTTCGCTCGTCGGCGATTCCGGCCCGCTCTAACCGTTTGTAGTACCCGTACCCGGCCACACTACCGACCACCATCAACCCGATACCCATCCAGAACGGCGAGAATTCGGGAAGCGAATCCTCGACCATCGCACTGCCGAAACCGAGGACGAGGCCTGCAAGGACCGCACCCACGAACATGAGTCTGATCCGACCGAAGGAACTCCAGTTGTTTCGCATCATTATGTAAAGTACGCTTTCCTCTTTGGCTATAAAACTTTCCTAATTGTCGTCTTAGGTTGATGTCACTCGGGATCGGTCCCGTTCGTCCGGTCTCACGACAGCACGCTCGCAACTGATCCGACCACCACCCAGCGGGTGTCTCTGTCCACAAGTAACGACTCCCGACTCGAACGGACTGAAAGCGTCTGACTCCTCGAAACCGTCAAACCATGTTCGCCCGAACGAACGGGCATGGAACTGGAAGGGACGATACTCCGTGGGCGTGACTTCGAGCCGATCGATGGACGGGTTGTCCTCGAGGACGGCGAAATTGGCGCTGTCGAGGAGACCAGCACTGACAGCGACAATATCGTCCTCCCGGCGTTCGTCAACGCCCACACGCACATCGGCGACTCGATCGCCAAGGAAGCCGGTGGCGGTCTCAGCCTGGACGAACTGGTTGCGCCGCCCGATGGGCTGAAACATCGCTTACTCCGGGAAGCGACACGCGAGGAACTGATCGGCGCGATGGCGCGTTCACTCCAGTTCATGGAGCAAGCCGGGACAGGGGCGTTTATCGAATTTCGCGAGGGTGGTATCGAAGGTGTCGAGACGATCGAAACAGCCCTGGACGGACAGGATATCGAGAGCGTCATCCTCGGTCGTGAGACGGTCGAGGCGATGGAGGCAGCCGACGGCTTCGGGGCCAGCGGTGCCCGGGACGGCGAGTTCGGTGCCGAACGGACGGCGACCGCAAACGCGGGGAAACTTTTCGGCATTCACGCCGGCGAACGTGACAGCGCCGATGTCAACCCCGCACTCGATCTCGATCCGGACTTTCTGGTTCACATGGTTCACCTAGAGGACCTCCACTACGGGCGACTCGACGACGAGGAGACACCGGTCGTGCTCTGTCCGCGGTCGAACCTCGTCACCGGCGTCGGGACGGCTCCCGCACGCGAGTTACTCGACCGGACGACGGTCGCGCTGGGAACGGACAACGTGATGCTCAACAGCCCCTCGATGTTCCGGGAGATGGCGTTCGCGGCCAAACTCTACGATGTCTCCGCAAGGGAGGTCCTTCGCATGGCGACCGTCGCTGGGGCGGACATCGCCAATCTGAACGGTGGCGTGATCGAGCCCGGTCGCGACGGTCGCCTGCTCGTGCTCGACGGCGAGTCGGACAATCTCGCTGGCGCAGAAGATATCGTCCGTGCCGTCGTTCGACGCGCCGGTGTCGCCGACGTCACTGACGTCGTTCTCGGTGGCTCCTGACGGCCCACCGACACGAACTATTAAACGGCCTGTCGCCAAACGTTAACATACGTTCATGTACGATAAGATCCTCTTGCCGACTGATGGCTCTGAAGGGATGGAACGGGTGATCGAGCACACTGCCAGGTTGGCTCGCCATCACGGGGCGACGATCCACGCTGTCCACGTCGTCGACACGGCCACGATGAGCCGGATGCCTATGGAGACGTCCTGGGAAGCCGTCTCGGGAATGTTGCGCGAAGAGGGCCAACGGGCACTCGATCAGGTACGGGACAGTACCGGTGACGTCCCCGTCGAGGGATCGCTGACGGAAGGTGTCCCGAATCAGGAGATCGTCGAGTACGCCGAGCGCCACGATATCGACCTGATCGTCATGGGTACTCACGGGCGTGGCGGACTCGATCGGCTCCTGCTCGGGAGTGTCGCCGAACGAGTCATCCGGACTGCACCCGTTCCCGTGACGACGATCCGTGTCGCCATAGCTTCGAGCGAAAGCGAGGCCTGAGAGCGACCGCCCAGTGCAACTGCTTCAACCGGGTTAGCTGAACGGATAGTCCTCGAGCGTCGCCCCGTCAGGGTTCGGGACGTCGTCGTACAGCCGCCAGGACTCGACGTGCTCGAGTGTCTCGCCTGGATCGACAGTCCGCAATGGGCCGAGCGTCTCGATCTCCTCCATGTCCGCGTCGGTGTACACTTCGAGCGCACAGCCACGATCGGGATACGTCCCGTCCGGGTCGTATTCGATGGATTTTACGAAGGCGTGGCCATTGTTGACGTACCCGATCCACTCGTCGACGCCCGTCGACCCGACTTTGCACGCCCCGTCGCCGTCCGGATCCTGTTCGACCCGGAGGTGGCCATCGCGCAGTGACAGCCGATCGTCGCCCAGACTCGTGTACGGCCAGAACGTCAGCGAGCGGTCGGGGAGCCGGTCCTGGGTTCCGGCCCGTGCCGCCGGGAGAAATCCGGTCCCGCCGCCCTCCATGACGGTAATGCCCCAGGGAGCGAGTTCGATCGGCCACAGCCCTTCGTTCGTGACGCGATGGGTGACGGTGACTGCCGGTTCGTCGTCGACCATCTCGACGGTCAGTTCCTTCCGGATGTGGGTTCCCGACTCGGTGGGTTGGCGGAGTGTGACGGCCCCGTCACCGAGCTCGTACTCGACTGGCTCGTTATCGGGTGTCAACGTTCGGTCGCTGACTTCCGGGGCGTACCAGAGCCGATGCCCGCCGTAAATCCGGTACTCGTCACTCCCGCGCTCACCGAGATCCTCCGCTACTTGATGGAACTCGTTTGGGCCATCGACGAACCCGAACGAGACGATTCGTGGCCCAACCTCTGTCGTTGCGATCAACTCGATGTCATCGTTGCCGAGTTTGATGCAATCGTCCCAGCCAGCATACGAAATCAGTTCCGCAGTGGTCTCACCCATGGCTGGCGGTTCGACCGC
The sequence above is drawn from the Halorhabdus sp. CBA1104 genome and encodes:
- a CDS encoding HD domain-containing protein translates to MTTIKDSVHDHIEIEGVARDLLDTPPVQRLRHVTQLGTVSLVYPSANHTRFEHSLGVYYLADQALDHLGIEGQQAERVRAAALLHDVGHGPYSHNVEPLIYRHTGKYHDDVHDLLGDGAVARVLAEHGLNPDAVADLVAGDGELGQLVSGELDVDRMDYLARDAHHTGVPYGTIDHGRLVRELRFRDGELVLAEGNVQTAESLLLARALMTPTVYSHHVARIAKAMLRRASARLLETTETSAGRFRRMDDKDLLVALRSTASTTEVARRLTYRDLYKRAVWAERDAVPTDVLEASQETIREFERTIAAEVDVDPASVIVDVPDDPSMVESSSRVLVNGEVRRLGEQSTLVSALQTARRDQWRLGVYAPADVRDRVGDVAVRTLGLDIDGARISDTHRGVHATLDEFQ
- a CDS encoding helix-turn-helix transcriptional regulator, with the translated sequence MENDLNVWRAKKDITQGELADDVDVSRQTINAIERGRYDPSLELAFELAHYFECTIEDIFEYDPADDGEA
- a CDS encoding DUF2178 domain-containing protein, yielding MMRNNWSSFGRIRLMFVGAVLAGLVLGFGSAMVEDSLPEFSPFWMGIGLMVVGSVAGYGYYKRLERAGIADERSKQITYKATAISWSVLLICLSVVLLVLTMTEIDLPMVPILLGCTLGSVFLQQVANEYYRRQM
- a CDS encoding amidohydrolase family protein; amino-acid sequence: MELEGTILRGRDFEPIDGRVVLEDGEIGAVEETSTDSDNIVLPAFVNAHTHIGDSIAKEAGGGLSLDELVAPPDGLKHRLLREATREELIGAMARSLQFMEQAGTGAFIEFREGGIEGVETIETALDGQDIESVILGRETVEAMEAADGFGASGARDGEFGAERTATANAGKLFGIHAGERDSADVNPALDLDPDFLVHMVHLEDLHYGRLDDEETPVVLCPRSNLVTGVGTAPARELLDRTTVALGTDNVMLNSPSMFREMAFAAKLYDVSAREVLRMATVAGADIANLNGGVIEPGRDGRLLVLDGESDNLAGAEDIVRAVVRRAGVADVTDVVLGGS
- a CDS encoding universal stress protein; this encodes MYDKILLPTDGSEGMERVIEHTARLARHHGATIHAVHVVDTATMSRMPMETSWEAVSGMLREEGQRALDQVRDSTGDVPVEGSLTEGVPNQEIVEYAERHDIDLIVMGTHGRGGLDRLLLGSVAERVIRTAPVPVTTIRVAIASSESEA